Sequence from the Haloarcula sp. CBA1127 genome:
CGGGTTGAACTCCGAGACAGTACATCCCATCAAAGGACGAAATGGCTCTGTTCTAACTTCTCTGGAACATCATAGGTCGGCGAGCAGTCGGTGTGCGCGGCGGCCGCTGTGAATGGCGACCGACGGCTCTAGACAGCGCAAGATAGTTGAGAACAGACGACTCGGATATCTCGTGCTTCACTCGGCACATGGTGTGCCAGCCGTGTCTGACGATAGTACTAAGTCAAGATAACTTGTTAAACAAGATTAGAGGGCTTAGCTAGCTATGTCGAATAAACCGTATCGGTTGGCAGTCTCGAACCAGAAAGGCGGCGTCGGGAAGAGCACAGTTGCACTAAACATCGCAGGAGCGCTCGGCGAACAAGGTCAGAACGTGCTGCTGGTAGATCTTGACCCACAGGGCTACCTGACCAGCGGCGTTGGTCTGGATGACGAGTACACGGCCCCATCGCCGAATCTTAACGACGCGCTGAAAGCTCCGGGCGAACACGCTGTCGGCGATCTCGTGATAGGCCACGACGAGTTCGACGTGCTGCCGGCTAACATAGATATGTTCTCGCTAGAGCAGGAGCTCGTTAGCGGAATGCGTGGTCGCGAGCGTTTATCGATGCTGCTCGAAGATGTGACTGGCTACGATTTCCTCGTCGTCGATTGTCCGCCATCGCTAGGGCTCTTGACCGATAACGCGTTACTTGCGTGTGAGAACGTACTCATCCCCGCCGAGGCTGAGGACACGAGCATTCGCGCTGTCGAATTGCTGTTCAAGCAAATTGACTCTTTGGAGGACAACTTCGGTGCGTCGATCCAAGAAGAGGCCTTGGTCGTCAGCAACGTTGACTATCCGCTTGACGGTGAACAACGGGGGATGTTGGAGTGGTTTGACGACACGTTCAGCGACCGGATTCCGGTGTTCGAGATCCGGAACCGGGCCGCCATCAAGCGGGCGTTCAATTCCGGCCACAGTATCTTCGGCCACGACGAGGAGTGTGACCAAGCAGACGAACTGCTGCGGATTGCGGACTATTTCATTAAGGAGCAACCATGAAAGACAGAGACGAGGCCAAAGACGAAATGTCCGAACGGCTCGGCCAGCGGTTCGGGAATGAAGAGACAGATAAGTCCGATAAATCAGATAAAGCCGATAAGCCTGATGAGCCAGATAATGAAGATAAGGATGTTAAACAAGACAAACAAGATAATAGTGATAAGTCTATTAAACAAAATAATCAAGATATAGCGATTAAATCAGATAAATCCATTAAGGATTATAAGGAAGTTTGGGGGAGTAAACTGGTTCATTTGCCGGATGAACTCATGGACCCAGTCGATAACGAGTTCGACCGAATGAAATACGAGTGTGACTGGGATGTAAAGAAAGAACGGCACTACTACCCAGTCGTCGTGGCACGCGGGATTGAGGCAGTCCAAGAGATGTCTGGTTCGGAGTTCACCGATGCTGTCGAATCTCTCGAATTGCGGTAACTGAGGCGTTCTATTAGCGTGTTTCACAGGAAACAGTGGGATGTAAGAACACATCGATGGCGGGGTGTGCGGGCTACAGTAGTCGGTTGCACGATTTCGTTATTCACATGAGTACGCTGAAACTGAAACGGCTGTATCAGACAGTACAGTCTATAAAGAGTAAGGAATCGGTCCAATTAGAGAGACCGCATTTCGATTGGATTCTCAGAACTACCTTACCTACATGCCTCTGCTTTCCAAAGCTCAAAGAATTCCAAATGTTACCCAGATAGTCACAGTTTTCCAATTAAAAAGAAATAGTAGTCAACACGCATCCGTACTGAACAGGCGTTTCATCTCTACGACTGAATAAAGGAACTATATTGCCAACTACTGATGAATTCGGTATCTGCACGTACAGCCTACCAGCACTGCGTACTCCTCCGATAAGTTCAAACAGGAATGAAGACGAAGGTTGCCCCAGCGACAACCCGATTACGTAATCTCGTCGATCAACTCAAATCCGTCTCTGAACTGAACCCGGTCTTCGAAGCCGTTAGCTGTAAGTGCTGCAACGGTGCCTTCACCAGCGTCAGTATCTGTGGTCACAACACAGACGTATCGAACGTCGCCGCTGTCGAGAAGGGTTGCTGCAATAGCGCCGAGGGCAGTATCTGCCTTCTCAATCTGGTCCTCAGGTCGATTTGATGACCGGGCAATATATGACCGGATGTCATCCATCACCCGGGATACTGTGCTGTTCGCATATTCGGGTTCAGCAGCAACTCGAACCCAGCCAGCATCGAGTGCGCTATTAATCGGCGTCTGTCCTGGTGTGCTGCGGTCTGGCGCTCCGCCAAGTTCCTCGTAGACGCGTTGGGGGATTACAAACGTGAGGGCGTTCTGAGCGGCGAAGCGCTCAAGAGCAGCGTATTTGTTATTCTGTTGGCGACCACAGGCGATGAAGAATCCGGTATCTGCGACCCACGCTACGGACTCCTGAAATGGGTCGAATGGCGTGCTCATCGGTGCCCGTCAGTCCTCAGATGACGGTGGTTGGTCGCGAGCATTCCGGATATCCTCAAAGTATGGATCAACGGCTTGCATATCTTGAACCACATCTCGAAGCGCATGCAAGACTGTAATCGCGAAGGCCTGCTGCAGATCGAGCTCCCGAGCCGCGACTCGTTCAGACATCTCACCGTTGGTATAGGGGATGGCGTACGTGAGCGCAGCCGCGAGTTTACCGAGCCCGTATCTTTCCAGGAGGAGGTTGAGATCCTGGTCGTGTGGTGAGCGACCGACGGCCTCGATGAGAGTGGGAGTGACGGTATACTCGTCACCGTCCAGATCTGCAGTAAGCGTGATCGGGACCGCCGAATACGTGTGTGTCTTCTGCTCTTCATCACGGGTCACGACACCGAGGTCAACAAGCGTCCCCATATCCGAGTACGCTGTCGTCCGGGGAATCTCTAATGCAGCGACGATATCGTCGATAATCACTTCTCTCTCACGAAGGACGAACGTGTAGAGCCGGGCCAAGCGTGGCTCTTCCAGCAGTTGTGCAATCGACAGGAGACCATTGATAGCTCGTTCTGGGTCCCCGGCAGCTTTCGACATACAATTCATAATTCATGTATTGAGTAATAACTGTTGGGACGACGTCTTCAGCACTATACATCTCTACCATCTACCGGGTACCGGTTGGTTCCGACTCAACACCTTCGCAACATTATGCCCTCAAACGTAAGAACCTCGAATAAAGGGTCGCCGAAGAGTAGCAGTCGAATCGACGGGAACTTTTCTCCACCCTCTGGTTCAATCGTCATCACGATACCGTTGCCCCCTCCGGGCTCTGTCTGTGCCGTCTGGCCCAGCGATGGGGTGAGACAGCTGAAAGGCAGTTTGTTACACCCCTCTGTCCACCATGGGGCATTTCTCCGGAGAGCCCTGTCTATCTCTTTCAAAAATCCACTACGGAGATAGCTCACTGATCGGAGCCAAGTACTTGTCCTCCCATTCTCGATGGGCCTGAAGCTCTCGCACGCCACGCTTCGTCAACTGATATTCGTTCTCTCGTCCGTTCTTAGCCTTCTTTCTGATAAGTCCCTTCTCGACCAGATCATCCAATTGCGGATAGACACGTCCTACCG
This genomic interval carries:
- a CDS encoding ParA family protein — encoded protein: MSNKPYRLAVSNQKGGVGKSTVALNIAGALGEQGQNVLLVDLDPQGYLTSGVGLDDEYTAPSPNLNDALKAPGEHAVGDLVIGHDEFDVLPANIDMFSLEQELVSGMRGRERLSMLLEDVTGYDFLVVDCPPSLGLLTDNALLACENVLIPAEAEDTSIRAVELLFKQIDSLEDNFGASIQEEALVVSNVDYPLDGEQRGMLEWFDDTFSDRIPVFEIRNRAAIKRAFNSGHSIFGHDEECDQADELLRIADYFIKEQP
- a CDS encoding helix-turn-helix domain-containing protein, with amino-acid sequence MSKAAGDPERAINGLLSIAQLLEEPRLARLYTFVLREREVIIDDIVAALEIPRTTAYSDMGTLVDLGVVTRDEEQKTHTYSAVPITLTADLDGDEYTVTPTLIEAVGRSPHDQDLNLLLERYGLGKLAAALTYAIPYTNGEMSERVAARELDLQQAFAITVLHALRDVVQDMQAVDPYFEDIRNARDQPPSSED
- a CDS encoding PadR family transcriptional regulator — encoded protein: MTPESGTWLDRMYDVNSFKRDMMVVLAGMDSPMGTELTAELQEYYSEEITVGRVYPQLDDLVEKGLIRKKAKNGRENEYQLTKRGVRELQAHREWEDKYLAPISELSP